The following nucleotide sequence is from Cicer arietinum cultivar CDC Frontier isolate Library 1 chromosome 2, Cicar.CDCFrontier_v2.0, whole genome shotgun sequence.
taaatattttgaaaagtgAACTTTTGAATGACCACATATTTTAttccaaataatattttaaaaatacacattttaatattttttttacagatttataaattcaaagtaATTTTTGCAATGTTGAGAACATACTTAGTTAGTGTATAAGTATAGTTAGTATATTAATTAGGATTACTTATTATTACTTATTAGATAGTGTATAAGTATTAGTCAGCATATAAGTCACATTATTGACTCATCTATAGAGCTGTACTATCTTTTCTCATTTTTGtatcaattttatcattattaaatCACATAACAGTATCAAGTTTTTCTTTCTCATCTTTCATATATATCGTAGAAAAATTTCTTATTCAGTTCATCAACAATGCTACATAGAAGTCCAAATATAAAATCACCTTCGAAAAACAATGgttataatttgatatttatttaacatattaattatCGTATATTATCAATAAATCACAATTACTTTATAACTTtcgaattaattataattaaaattaaatgttttcaTTTATCAAACAATTACAATCAATTgatgatataaaaaataatatacactGATCGTGTATTTtctatactaataataataataataataaagggaCATGGAGATTTGATATAGCCACaagtgataaaaaataaactttacgAACAAATGACAAAAACAATAGAGAATTGGAgagaaacatttaaaatataaattacgaTTTGTGATTAATATGATTTTGTTGCGAGCGCATGATACATATACATTAACCTAATAGAAAATGGACAAACGACCCGGCTAatataagttaaatatttatttaatcaatcaaTAAATTAGAAACCCATtacaagaaaaaatagaaaggaaagaaaaagcatggaattatttatttctttttttgttttctagAATAAACCATTCCTCTAATCCCATCAGGATCCGCAACAAACCCCAATGGTCGATAAAACCCAAGAACACGCGGTTCAGAATAAAGGGCAATATTAGAAATTCCTCTTCCCAACAAATCCCCAACAAGCCTCTCTACAACAGCCTTCCCAAGCCCAATCCCTTGAAACGAAGGATCAACAACAACATCCCAAATAATCGCGTTGAAAACGCCATCACCCGTCGCTCTCGCAAACGCAACCGCACGTTGCGTTTTCCTCTGCTCCACCCACACCATCGAGTCCGTGTGTTCAAGCGCCACTCGTATCTTCTCCGGATCGCGTCGTGGAAACCCCACCGCCACGAATACTTTGTTTAGCGCTTCTAGGTTTAGTCCCTCCGCGGTCCGCCGTAGAGCGAAACCTCGTGACTCTAGTGCCTCGTCGGATATTGAGAGTGGGTACTCTAGGCTTGCTCGAGATGAAACGGTGACGTTTCGTGGGTTAGTTCGTGTTGTTGTGAGGTTAAGTCGTAGAGAGGATGGTAGAGGAGTGGATATACTGCCACGTAAGAGCATTATTATCAGTAGATGAAGTTACGTTTTCTTTGTGACATTTGTGGAGTGAAGATGATTATTGTCTGCAAAAGTGTGTGTTGTGGAGATGAAATGAGGTAGTTCTTTGTGGTCTGTGGTTGTGAGTGAGCCCTTTCAGGATAATGTGTTTGGTTCGGAGTTTTCTTTTCTGTTGGGCCCACAGGACTCACAAATTGCATGCATTGTGAATTTcgaattttacaatttttgcaAACTTCGAATATTCTAAATTAAATACCCGATATATCCCTAAAATTCTGATTTATAAGGCTTAtcaacacaaaaaatattatgttcattcattcaaattcaTTCTAATTAAAAAGGGTTTGGTTGTTTAGCCTATGCTTCTACTATTCAAAATCATAGAACTATATTTAATACCAAGActataaaatctattttttgtgGGATATAGAGATGAAACTAAAGGCTATTATTTTTTACATGATCTTCTTAGCCATGAATTCTTTGTTTCtcgaaattttgttttttatgcgAATATTTTCCATTTCACTAACAATGTTACTTTAGCTTCcaatcaatataatttatacattataGATAATTTTCCTACAACACCTCCCATTGAGGTTATTCATCGTGTCACTACAATTTTGAATCTGCTGTTCCAACCGTGTCTCAACCTACAAGACATTCCACAAGGACCATAAATCCTCCTTCTTATCTCAACAATTATGACTACAATCTTCCAAAATCCTTGCAACATAATGTTAATTCggtttcttctttattttctttatccACCACGATTTGTTATGAAAAATATCTACCAAATTATAGAAATTTTTGCTTATTTGTTTCTTCTGTTAAAGAACCACATAGTTATGCGCATGCATCAAAACTTCAATGCTAGAATGATGCAATGCAAACCGAATTGGATGCTCTGTCAGCAACCAAAAATAGGGTATATAAACTTAAAGCAATTAGATGTTAATAATGCTTTTTGCATGACAATTTATATGAAGAAGTTTATATAATTC
It contains:
- the LOC101505938 gene encoding GCN5-related N-acetyltransferase 1, chloroplastic, producing the protein MLLRGSISTPLPSSLRLNLTTTRTNPRNVTVSSRASLEYPLSISDEALESRGFALRRTAEGLNLEALNKVFVAVGFPRRDPEKIRVALEHTDSMVWVEQRKTQRAVAFARATGDGVFNAIIWDVVVDPSFQGIGLGKAVVERLVGDLLGRGISNIALYSEPRVLGFYRPLGFVADPDGIRGMVYSRKQKKK